GAGGAGCTGACAAGGCCTACTAAGAGAGAAGTTACTTCTAAATCTTAATTCAAGGATACATAACTTAAGTAATGATTATAAGATTTATTTTAATTAATAAGTAGGTAACTTAAAAAATAAAGTTAATAAATAGCAAGCTGGGAGTCTAGTTCTCCTAGCTTTTATTTTATCTATATTAAATTTTAACTATCCAGCTTCTTTAGTTAAGGGAAGGGAAAAGGAGGCACGTAATATATGAAAATAAATATTAAAAATATTAAAGTAAAAAGTATTTGTGCAATATGATTTATCTCTCTATTCCTTTCTTGTAATAATGGGATAGAAGAACTTCAAAAACAAAATGATTCTATACTTTCTATATCTAATTTAAGACAAGGTTTCTTAGATATCTTTACTTCTTTTGGTGATATGGTTACAGATGCATTGGGTATTAAATCTGATACTAAGAAAGAAGATATAGGTAAATATTTTACTGCTATTGAAAAAACTATGACATCTGTTAAGGAAAAGTTGCAAGCAGAAGTTTCTAAGAATGGTAATTATGAAAAAGTAAGAGAAAAGGTTACCTCATTTATTCAGACTATAGAAAAAATAGAGAAGGGAGCTGAAACCGCTGCTGGTGGTGCTAAAGGAGACGAAAAGATTGGTGGTGCTACTAAAACTGGTGGTCAGGATGCTACTCCTGCAGAAGCAGATAGTGTTAATAAACTTGTTAAAGGAATTGGACAAATAGTTGGAGTGGTTTTAGAGAACAAAGGAGATGCTACTGCTACTAAGACAGAAGATAATGAGCAAAAAACAATTGCCAAATTATTTAGTGATAACAAGTCTAATAGTACTGATGCCATAGCAGCGGCAGCAAGTGCATCAATCGGTGCTGTAAGTGGTGCTGATATTCTGAAAGCTATTGCTAGTTCTGGTGATGCTAGTGATGTTGCAATTGATAAAGCAAAAGATGCTGCAAGTATTGCTATTGCAAAAAAAGAGGATAAGAGTGATCTTGATGCATCTGCAAAGAAAGACGCAATTATCGCAGCAGGAATAGCATTAAGAGCAATGGCTAAGGGTGGTAAGTTTGCTGCTAAGGCTAGTGAAGCTAAATCTGCTCATGCAGTAAATGGTGCAGCTGCAAGTGCAGTAAATAAGACTTTAAGTACTCTTATAATTGCTATTAGAAATACTATTGATACTGGTTTAAAATCAATTATTGATGTTCTGTCTAAAGTCAAACAAGAAGATAAATTTGTTAAACCTGTAGAAACTGAAAAAAATAAGTAACAGTAAAGAATTATAAAAAATTAAATAATAAAGTCATTAAAGGGAAACATATCTTTTTATAAGAATTGTTTCCCTTTTTTATATTTGGTCTCTTTAGCTAAGGGATCGGGAAAAAGGGTACACGTAATTATGAAAATAAGTATTAAAACTTTTTGTGCAACATTATTTATATCTTTATTCCTTTCTTGTAATAATGGAGGACCAGAGATTAGAGAAGGACAAGTAGCTACTGCTGATGGGACAGTGATTGATTTAAAGGCAGTAAGTAAAAAGATAAAAGATACTAGTGCTTTTGCATCAAATGTGAAAGAAATTCATACTTTAATTAAATCAGTAAATGAGCTTGCTAAAGCTATTGGCAAGAAAATTCAGCAAAGTAGTAGTGGAAGTGATCTTGCTGATGATTCTTCTAATAATAAAGATGGAAGGTTAGTTTCAGGAGCATTTAAAATAATATTCACTGTGAAGGATAAAGCAACAGCCTTAGAAGGAATATCTGAAGTTTCTAGTGGTTTAAAAATGAAGATTACTGATCTTATTGGTAAAAGTACAGCGTTTTTAGTTAAATTACAGGAGAAACATTCTGAACTTGGGAAAACAGATGTTAATGGTGACGTTGCAAAAAAAGCTATAGATATAGCAAATGGAACTGTTGATCATGGAGCAAGTGAGCTTAAAGCTTTAAACACAACAGTTGATGAGTTGTTAGAAGCAGCTAATGCTGAATTAGAAGCTTCAATTGCAGAGCTTACAATTCCTGCTCCATCTAATTAGGGGTTATGTAATGTGAATTACATTATAATATTAATTTGTAATTATATAAGTATATAAGTAAGTAATTGTAAAAAATAAAGTTAATAAACAAGAATCTAGGTGCTTGGTTTTCCTAGCTTCTTGTTTTATCTCTATTCAGAGTTTTTTAACTATTTGGTCTCTTTAGTTAAAGGATGGGGATAAAAGGCGTCACGTAATATATTAAAAATATTAAAGTAAAAAGTATTTGTGCAACATTATTTATCTCTCTATTCCTTTCTTGTAATAATGGGATAGAAGAACTTGAGAAGAAAAATTCTTTCTTATCCTCTATTGCTAATTTAGGTAATGACTTCTTATCTGTTTTGACTTCTTTTGGTGAGATGCTTGGTAGTTCATTAGGGTTTAATACTAATACTAAAAAGTCTGAAATTGGAGATTACTTTAAAAAGATTCAGAATACTCTAGAAGGTACTAAGACATCTCTTAATAAAATTGTTGAGAACATGAAGAAAGAAGGAAATCCTAATGCTACTGCGGTAGAGAATGCTGTAAAAACGTTAGTTGCTGGAACACTTGATAAGGTAATTGAAGGAGCAAAGACTGCTAGTGGTGCTATTGGTGATGCTGGTCGGCCAATTGCTAATGTTGCTGAGCAGGATGCTGGTGCTGTTGGTGATGTTGATAATCTAGTGAAGGGAATTAAAGGTATTGTAAATGTGGTACTTAAAGAAGGGGATGCTGATGCTGGTGATGCTAACGGTCCTGTTAACGATAATGGTAGTGCTGGTGATGTAAGAACTAATAGTAGTGATAATGCAGGTAAATTATTTGCTAGTGATAATTCTGGTAATGCAACCAGTGTGGCGGCTAAAGCAGCAAAAGATGCCATTAAAGCTGTTGGAGCAATAACCGGTGCTGACATATTGCAAGCTATTTCTAAAGGTGTTGGTGGCAAAGCTGTTGCATTAGCTAAAAATACTGATGCTGTTGGTAGTGTATCTGCTGCTCAAGATGCTAAGGATGCAACTATAGCAGGCGCTATAGCACTGCGAGCAATGGCTAAAAATGGCAAATTCTCTGGGCCCCCTCAAAGTACTCCAAAAAAGGATGTTGCCACACAGTTAAAAGAGCTGCACTCAGTGCAGTAACTAAGGCATTAAATACACTTACAATAGCAATAAGAAAAACAATTGATGAAGGACTTAAAACTGTTAAAGAATCGATGAAGGTTAATTTTGATGCTAATCCTGTAACTGATGAAGGGAAGAACTAATATAAATTTAATAACTATATATGAAAGTAGTTTTTAATTAGTAATTAACTGAAAAAATGAAGTCAATTAAGGGGAAATATTGCTCTTTATGAGAGTAGTTTTCCTTTTTTATATCTAGACTTTTTAGTTGAAGGATAGGGAAGGAGGCACGTAATATATGAAAGTAAATATTAAAAATATTAGAATAAAAAGTATTTGTGCAATATTATTTATCTCTTTGTTCCTTTCTTGTAATAGTGGAGTAATAGAAGAACTTGAAAAGAAAAAATCTTTTGCTGATTCTCTTCTCAATATAGGTTATAGATTTCAAGAAATATTCACTTCTTTTGGCAATACAATAGGAGACGCATTAGGATTTAGTGCTGTTAAATTCGATGATACTAGAGATAAGGTAGGCGTCCACTTTGATAAAGTAAAAAAAGGATTAGAAGATACTAAAGGTAAATTAGATGGTTTGGCAAAAGAAATATCGTCTACTCCAAATGCTGATACTAAAGGTGTTGAAACTGTTAAGACTGTTATTCAAGGATCAAATGATGTTTTTGATAAACTAATTGGTGCTCTAACTAAACTTGCTGATGTTGCTAAAAGTGCTAGCAGCCTTAAAATTGGTGAGAATGATAATGGTAATTCTGTTATTGCTGATGAGGAAGATGTTAATAAATTAGCTGAAGGTGTGAAAACAATTATTGAGGTAGCAAATAAATTTGGTGTGGAAATCAAACCTGGAACTCCTGGTAATCCGGTGACTAATACTAATTATAGGACAAATAATAAAATTTTAAAAATAAATTTTCAATGTAAATAAAAAAGTTAGATAACAATTTAGGTAGATAGTCTAATAAAAGTATCATTATAAAGTTAAAATTGCTAAAATAAAAAAAAAAGAACAAATCTAAAGGACATTGATAAGTATTTGTAAATAGTAGACTAAATATACTATAAGCCTTAACCAAAGATATCAAAAAAATACCTATTCTAGTAATAAAAAATACCTTGGAACAATACTTTAGATACAAATATTTGATACGATTTCCGTATACAAATTTATGTACTTTTAAAAAAATCTACATTTACAGCACTAGCAGCTGCAGCTCGAACTGCACCTTCTTCATTAGTAGCATAACTAAATTTGCCACCTTTAGTTATGGCTTTAAGAGCTACTTCTGCTGCTAGGTCTGCAGTAGTTTTTGCGCCAGTATTATTAGCATCAACTTTAGTAGCTAGTGTGCCTCCAGCTCCATTACTATTACCAGTAAGAGCAATAACCTTAGCATCTTTCATCTTGTCAATCATCGCCCATGGATCTGCTTCCAATACTTTATCTTCTAGTTTTGCAGCAGCTCCTGCTGTTACAGAACCACCAGATTTTACAACTGCATGACCACCATTAATCTTTTCTATTTTGATTTTAAGGTTTTTGTTTTTTTGTCATTATTTTGAGACCTTTTCTTCTTTCCATTCTTCTATCATATCATTTGTTGATTCTTGTATTGTTGTTATTATAGATGCAAATATTTTGTCATTATCGTTTGTATCTATATTTTTTTCTGTGGTGATTGTTTCTAAAATGTCGGAGAAAAATGCTCGTATAAAATTTATACCTGCAGAAATTCCTCCGATGAGTTTTCCTTTGGAATATTGTGGTACATCGTCGGTGTGAATTCCATATTTGCCATTTTGATAGTCGTACGATTTGGTAATAATACCATTTTGTATATATTGATCAAAAGTTTCGTTATTTGCATATTGTTGTCTTTTGGTTTCTAAGAAATTGTAAGCAGTAGAAAAAGCTTGTTCTAATTCTTTTTGTTTTTGTATATCTTTTGAAAGCCATATAATAAATTTTGTAAATATTTCTTTTCCATTGTCTGGCCAGTTTTTAATTTCTTTTGGTATTTCATTAATTGCTATATTTAATCCATTTATAAAAGAATTAGATTTTGTTTTTTCATTATTAGTTGGAGCAGTAATCTCAGGGGTTGGGGGTTTAAATATTGAGGTTTCTGTTGTTTGGCCATGGTGTTTTTTACCGTGTCTAAATCCTATATCTGATTCATTTTCATTGCAACAATAAAACAATGTTGTACTGTAAAGTACTAATAATTTGATAATTATTTTCATAATGTTCTCCTTTTTTAATTTTCATATATAATCTAATCTATTATAGAGAATTATTTGAAAATTAGTCTATATAGTAGATTACTATTAATTTTTTTTAATATATTATGTTTGTTATAGAGTTTGTGTTAAAGGTATGTTATTTATTTTAAATGAGTGCTATCTTGATGTGTATTTTAGTAAAATAAGGTTTTTATAATGCATAAGATATTATATAATAGTTAAATAAGGAGATTTTTATGCAAGAGTCGTCATTGCATTCTGTTAGTAGTTCGCAAATTTTTAATGGACATATAACTGAAGATATGATCTATCAAGAGTTTGTTAAGATGGGGATGCAAGATTATGTAGCAAATGAACTTTCTAAAAGATATTACCGTAATGAGTTGACATATAAAGATATTGAGTATTTAGAGAGTAATTTTAACTTGAAGTTAGAAATGTTAGAACGTAGCTTAAACTCAGAGATTGTTTCATTTAAGGTTGAGCTTGATAATAAGATGGATGTGAAGTTTAATGAGTTCTCTAATAAAATATAGAATGTAAGAGGTGAATTAAAATCAGATATAAAGGATTTAGACAATAAGATAGAAAGTGTAAGGAGTGAGTTAAAGTCAGATATAGCTTTTGTAAACAATGAGGTTGTTCTTGTAAGGAAAGATATAGAAATTAATAAGATTGAGTTAGATAATAAAATTAATATTATTGAGAGTAACTTAAATGTAAAGATAGATAAATCAATTTCAGAGTTTAGAGGCACATCAAGGTTACATAATTGGATGTTAGGGACAATTATTACTATATGTCTAGGAATATTATTGACACTAATCTTTAAATAAGTCACTATTTTAAAATAAGTAAATGTAAGTTAAGTATCTTTCCTTCCTTTTTTGAACTCATATTATAAATAACAATTTTATGTAAAATTCAGTAATTTTTTTGTTTAACTTGGAAATAAAAGCACTAATATAAGTATTGATTATGGTATATTAGTGCTTTTTAAATAATTTTGTGTTTATTTAAGATTTAATTAATTTTTAATTTTCTTAAATTCAGCTTTTAATATATCAATAATAATTGTATTAATTCCATTTAATACTTTGTTAACAGCTTCAGCCGCAGCTTGTTTTACTGCTTGAATGTCGTCATTTTCGTTGTTATTTGTGTAATCAGTGAATTTGCCTTTTTCACTCATAGCTTTTAGTGCAACAGCAGCAGCAAAGTCAGCTTTACTTTTTGCTCCAGCGCCTTTGCCATCACTAGTAGTACCTGTAATTAGTTGTCCAGCATCATTATTATTGGTATTACTAATATTATTATGAGCGATTTGGGCTTTTGATATTTTATCAATCATTGCTGAGGCATTAATTTCTTCTACTATCTTAGCAAGTGCAGTACCAGCTCCTGTTCCGGCACCACCGTTTCCCCCATTAAGAGCAGCAGGAGCCTTTGTATTATCTGTTGCATTAACAGGATTA
This genomic window from Borrelia coriaceae contains:
- a CDS encoding variable large family protein, coding for MSLFLSCNNGIEELQKQNDSILSISNLRQGFLDIFTSFGDMVTDALGIKSDTKKEDIGKYFTAIEKTMTSVKEKLQAEVSKNGNYEKVREKVTSFIQTIEKIEKGAETAAGGAKGDEKIGGATKTGGQDATPAEADSVNKLVKGIGQIVGVVLENKGDATATKTEDNEQKTIAKLFSDNKSNSTDAIAAAASASIGAVSGADILKAIASSGDASDVAIDKAKDAASIAIAKKEDKSDLDASAKKDAIIAAGIALRAMAKGGKFAAKASEAKSAHAVNGAAASAVNKTLSTLIIAIRNTIDTGLKSIIDVLSKVKQEDKFVKPVETEKNK
- a CDS encoding Vsp/OspC family lipoprotein; the encoded protein is MKISIKTFCATLFISLFLSCNNGGPEIREGQVATADGTVIDLKAVSKKIKDTSAFASNVKEIHTLIKSVNELAKAIGKKIQQSSSGSDLADDSSNNKDGRLVSGAFKIIFTVKDKATALEGISEVSSGLKMKITDLIGKSTAFLVKLQEKHSELGKTDVNGDVAKKAIDIANGTVDHGASELKALNTTVDELLEAANAELEASIAELTIPAPSN
- a CDS encoding variable large family protein, encoding MKVNIKNIRIKSICAILFISLFLSCNSGVIEELEKKKSFADSLLNIGYRFQEIFTSFGNTIGDALGFSAVKFDDTRDKVGVHFDKVKKGLEDTKGKLDGLAKEISSTPNADTKGVETVKTVIQGSNDVFDKLIGALTKLADVAKSASSLKIGENDNGNSVIADEEDVNKLAEGVKTIIEVANKFGVEIKPGTPGNPVTNTNYRTNNKILKINFQCK
- a CDS encoding Mlp family lipoprotein, with protein sequence MKIIIKLLVLYSTTLFYCCNENESDIGFRHGKKHHGQTTETSIFKPPTPEITAPTNNEKTKSNSFINGLNIAINEIPKEIKNWPDNGKEIFTKFIIWLSKDIQKQKELEQAFSTAYNFLETKRQQYANNETFDQYIQNGIITKSYDYQNGKYGIHTDDVPQYSKGKLIGGISAGINFIRAFFSDILETITTEKNIDTNDNDKIFASIITTIQESTNDMIEEWKEEKVSK
- the bdr gene encoding Bdr family repetitive protein, producing MQESSLHSVSSSQIFNGHITEDMIYQEFVKMGMQDYVANELSKRYYRNELTYKDIEYLESNFNLKLEMLERSLNSEIVSFKVELDNKMDVKFNEFSNKI